From the Cryptomeria japonica chromosome 2, Sugi_1.0, whole genome shotgun sequence genome, one window contains:
- the LOC131052311 gene encoding disease resistance protein RPV1 isoform X1: MFPAAASSPANPSFPFTHLKIHDVYLSFCDPDIICQRFATRLCSALVEAGIFTRLQRKFTDDGPSYQRIRESRICIPIFSPKFIQSQSFLNEVCFMVNSRVKFFPLFYHVLPSDVRHPERIPSAQDFVQHRNSEIIGALENVPDICGWSQNQYSSDSNLIEDVVTEVVKFLESAKVHLDTPKCFGLDWRVEHVRRLLNVADHQKKIVKVGIHGMGGMGKTTLAKVVCKQVFCSQFEVHCFVLGVGERCQLENGLVKLQNRMLKDVSQVRVEVDHIDRGKYLLQECLRGKRVLLLLDDIQSVEQLEALWGNFTDFGAGSRLLITSQNQQILRVANVDEMYEVRRLPQEHAMELFKFHAFPNSSCTDPELLTLSINIVNACDGHPLALQLLGKTLVGEDDRDVWKDMADKLRDEPCMQKKLRASYDTLDPNEKEMFLDVACLFTGQDKDIAMIFWAELNRSVHASLRHLLQKFLVNLGSSNDLLMHRCLQDLGTTVANEISTDPHKRTRLFDEDDVHHMLRRHWEKAKKVRYLRYEPKERKTVKADMFMQLYNLRLLWLANVEIKGHFPQARYFDELRWLRLTRCSLTWLPPGLNLNKLVILEVTDSQITHLWDEKTEEYSNIWPEKLKVLILRECGSLETLPATIIYTQLQILDLHNCHSLKSLPNNLGSFHSLASLNMKGCDTVSCLPEDFGMLSSLQELDLSWCKNLRDLPASFGNLTRLEKLEIHHNSNLRELPVTIGGLESLAYLDAGYCQLCENGLPAGLFELSSLRIIHFEHNRFRSLPCSFQNLSGLWELHLDGCSELSELRAVPPSLEMLYARDCMQLQSLCCLSGLKSLCRLDVSRSCHLRALPGLESLQGLTTLKLVGCKNISSATLGSCLAGLKFLESIFIAGPGVTSKQLLSFHETIKGISFESQCLKPRRAKSYNWLQAEPNGQNRDENNYFEYCAAGSEISYCAGYIVCCLSLGQVFDCEGRNRLSYSIERNQNLRACEMIHPDVDCGREDVLEVRVVRVEGDFDFNWLEMGDKLKVTAGSDHEDWKACFKFLMYDPDPLDVIYPRVEKKLPHTITFGQP; the protein is encoded by the exons ATGTTCCCTGCTGCCGCTTCTTCCCCCGCCAATCCCTCTTTTCCATTCACTCATCTCAAAATACATGACGTTTACTTAAGCTTTTGTGACCCTGACATCATCTGCCAAAGGTTTGCTACCAGACTGTGCTCTGCTCTTGTTGAAGCAGGCATTTTCACCCGGTTACAAAGAAAATTTACAGATGACGGCCCTTCTTATCAGCGCATCCGAGAAAGTAGGATCTGCATTCCCATTTTCTCCCCAAAATTTATCCAGTCACAGTCGTTTTTGAATGAAGTGTGTTTTATGGTTAATTCCAGGGTCAAATTTTTTCCTCTGTTTTATCATGTTTTGCCTTCAGACGTTCGCCACCCGGAGAGAATTCCATCTGCACAAGATTTCGTGCAACATCGAAACAGCGAGATAATCGGAGCATTAGAGAATGTTCCCGATATCTGTGGATGGTCTCAGAATCAATATTCTTC GGACAGCAATTTGATTGAAGATGTAGTGACGGAGGTGGTGAAATTCTTAGAGTCAGCTAAGGTTCATTTAGATACTCCGAAATGCTTTGGTTTAGACTGGCGCGTGGAGCATGTCAGGAGATTACTGAACGTAGCGGATCATCAGAAGAAGATTGTGAAAGTGGGTATACATGGCATGGGCGGGATGGGTAAAACCACCCTGGCAAAGGTTGTTTGCAAACAAGTCTTCTGCAGTCAGTTTGAAGTGCATTGTTTTGTTCTGGGTGTTGGAGAAAGATGTCAACTGGAAAACGGGCTCGTCAAGCTGCAAAACCGTATGCTCAAAGATGTTTCCCAAGTCAGAGTCGAAGTAGATCATATTGATCGAGGTAAATATCTGCTACAAGAGTGTCTCAGGGGTAAGAGAGTTCTCCTCCTCCTTGATGACATTCAAAGTGTCGAGCAGCTGGAAGCTCTTTGGGGAAATTTCACTGACTTCGGGGCAGGCAGTCGTTTGCTCATTACATCTCAGAATCAACAAATTCTAAGAGTGGCGAACGTTGATGAAATGTACGAGGTAAGGAGGCTTCCTCAAGAACATGCCATGGAGTTATTCAAATTCCACGCGTTCCCTAATTCCAGCTGTACAGATCCAGAGCTACTAACCCTAAGCATCAATATTGTTAATGCTTGTGATGGCCATCCTCTTGCACTCCAACTTCTTGGAAAAACCCTTGTTGGTGAAGACGATAGAGATGTGTGGAAAGACATGGCAGACAAGTTAAGGGATGAGCCTTGTATGCAAAAGAAACTCAGAGCCTCCTACGATACCCTTGACCCCAATGAAAAGGAGATGTTTCTAGATGTTGCTTGTCTTTTTACAGGGCAGGACAAGGACATTGCTATGATCTTTTGGGCAGAACTGAATCGGAGTGTTCATGCTTCTCTCAGACATCTCTTGCAAAAGTTTTTGGTCAACTTGGGTTCTAGTAACGACTTACTGATGCATCGGTGCCTCCAAGATTTGGGAACTACTGTAGCAAATGAAATATCTACAGATCCCCATAAACGCACAAGACTATTCGATGAGGACGATGTGCACCATATGTTACGCCGACATTGG GAAAAGGCCAAGAAAGTTCGTTATCTTCGCTACGAGCCCAAGGAAAGGAAGACAGTGAAGGCAGACATGTTCATGCAGCTGTACAACTTGAGGCTGCTTTGGCTTGCAAATGTTGAGATTAAGGGACACTTTCCTCAGGCACGCTACTTTGACGAATTGAGATGGCTAAGATTGACAAGATGTTCATTAACATGGCTACCTCCGGGACTGAACCTGAACAAGCTTGTTATTCTGGAGGTGACCGATAGTCAGATAACTCATCTCTGGGACGAAAAAACAGAAGAATATTCAAAC ATATGGCCGGAGAAACTTAAAGTGCTTATTTTGAGAGAATGCGGGTCCCTGGAAACACTTCCTGCTACAATAATCTATACCCAGTTGCAGATTCTGGACTTGCACAATTGCCATTCACTGAAAAGCCTGCCCAATAATTTGGGAAGCTTCCACAGCTTAGCTTCTCTCAACATGAAAGGCTGTGATACTGTTTCTTGTTTGCCTGAGGATTTCGGTATGCTTTCAAGTCTGCAAGAATTGGATCTATCTTGGTGTAAGAATTTACGCGACCTTCCTGCTAGTTTTGGCAATTTGACTCGGTTGGAAAAATTAGAAATCCACCACAATTCAAATCTTAGAGAGCTACCGGTCACCATTGGTGGGCTAGAAAGTTTGGCGTATCTGGATGCCGGCTACTGCCAACTGTGTGAAAATGGACTCCCAGCCGGACTATTCGAATTGTCTTCGTTAAGAATCATCCATTTTGAGCATAATAGATTTCGCAGCCTTCCCTGCAGCTTCCAAAACTTGAGTGGACTTTGGGAACTGCATTTGGACGGGTGCAGCGAGCTTTCCGAATTGAGAGCGGTCCCACCATCACTGGAGATGCTGTATGCGCGTGACTGTATGCAATTGCAGAGCTTATGCTGCTTGTCTGGACTGAAAAGTCTGTGTAGATTAGACGTAAGCAGGTCATGTCATCTGAGGGCTCTGCCTGGATTGGAATCTTTGCAAGGATTGACAACATTGAAATTGGTGGGATGTAAAAATATTTCCAGCGCAACACTTGGAAGCTGCTTGGCTGGTCTCAAGTTCTTGGAGAGCATCTTCATTGCGGGCCCTGGAGTCACCTCAAAGCAATTACTTTCCTTCCACGAGACCATCAAG GGCATCTCTTTCGAGAGTCAGTGTCTGAAGCCTAGAAGAGCCAAGTCGTACAATTGGCTGCAGGCCGAGCCGAATGGGCAGAACCGGgatgaaaataattattttgaatactGTGCTGCTGGGAGTGAGATTAGCTACTGTGCGGGATATATTGTTTGTTGTCTTTCGCTTGGCCAAGTCTTTGACTGCGAAGGCAGGAACAGGCTGAGCTACAGCATTGAAAGGAATCAGAATTTACGTGCATGTGAAATGATCCACCCGGACGTAGATTGTGGAAGGGAAGATGTGCTGGAAGTACGTGTTGTGAGAGTGGAGGGCGATTTTGACTTCAATTGGCTGGAGATGGGAGACAAACTGAAAGTGACTGCGGGCTCTGATCATGAGGATTGGAAGGCGTGCTTCAAATTTTTGATGTATGATCCTGATCCTCTTGATGTAATTTATCCCCGTGTAGAAAAAAAACTTCCTCATACAATAACCTTTGGCCAGCCTTAA
- the LOC131052303 gene encoding disease resistance protein RPV1: MFASAASCPTDPSYTFNNLKIYDVYLSFYGPDINCQWFASRLCSAFLEAGIFTRLEEKLTDDSPSYQRIRESRICIPIFSRIFVQSHSFLNEVCFMVKSSVKIFPLFYDIVPSDVRHQVRLTSDQHFEQHPSREIVGPIQNVSHICGWSGDQYKVLTDIGSQLFREADWIKDVVRDVGKILETYKVHLDTPKCFGLDWLVEHVKGLLNLADREKKIVKVGIHGMPGIGKTTLAKVVCKEVFYSQFEVHCFVLGVGERCQLEDGIVKLQTHMLKDVTRFMPKEESLPFRGEVEHIDRGKYMLQECLRGKRVLLLLDDIQSAEQLEALAGNFTDIGAGSRLLITSQNQQILKLANVDEMYEVRRLSQEHAMELFKFHAFPSSHCPDPELQTLSTNIVDSCEGHPLALQLLGKSLVGEDDREVWKDMADKLSDEPYMQKKLRATYDTLDPNEREMFLDIACLFTGQDKDIAMIFWAEMKWNCHASLAHIFQKSLANVGPGNELWMHRCLRDLGTTLANEISPEPHKRTRLFHEDDVHHLLRRPWEKAKTVRYLRYEPKERKTVKPGMFMQLYNLRLLWLVDVDIKGHFPEALYFDELRWLRLTRCSLTRLPPGMNLNNLVILEVTDSQITHLWDEKTEEYSNICPEKLKVLILRGCASLEKLPPTIIYNQLQILDLHNCQTLRNLPNNLGNTLGNFHSLVSLNMKGCGVSYLPEDFGMLSSLEELDISWCKNLCNLPASFGNLSRLEKLEIHHNSNLRELPVTMGGLKSLAYLDAGYCQLCENGLPAGLFELCSLRIIHLEYNRFRSLPGSLQKLSGLWELHVDGCSELSELRAVPLSLEMLFARDCMQLQSICCLSGLKSLCRLDVSRSCHLTGLPGLESLQGLTTLKLVGCTKLSSSILGSCLAGLKSLESIFIAGPGVSSKQLLSFYDTIKAISFESQCLMSTPAITLTWLHAEPNGENRDENNCFEYCAVDSEISYCAGYIVCCLSLGHNFDCEGRNRLRYSIERNHNLRACEMIHPDVDCGREDVLEVRVVRTEGDFDFNWLRMGDKMRVSARSDHQDWKACFKFLMYDPLNGIYPCVEEKPPRTITFGV; the protein is encoded by the exons ATGTTTGCCTCTGCCGCTTCTTGTCCCACCGACCCCTCCTATACATTCAACAATCTCAAAATATATGATGTTTACTTAAGCTTTTATGGCCCTGATATCAACTGCCAATGGTTTGCTAGCCGACTGTGTTCTGCTTTTCTCGAAGCAGGCATTTTCACCCGGTTAGAAGAAAAATTAACAGATGATAGCCCTTCTTATCAACGCATCCGAGAAAGTAGGATCTGCATTCCCATTTTCTCCCGAATATTTGTCCAGTCACATTCGTTTTTGAATGAAGTGTGTTTTATGGTTAAGTCCAGTGTCAAAATTTTTCCTCTGTTTTATGATATTGTGCCTTCAGACGTTCGCCACCAGGTCAGGCTTACATCTGATCAACATTTCGAACAACATCCAAGCAGAGAGATAGTCGGACCAATACAGAACGTTTCCCATATATGTGGCTGGTCTGGGGATCAATATAAAGTATTGACCGATATTGGTTCGCAGTTATTCAGGGAAGCCGATTGGATTAAAGATGTCGTGAGGGATGTAGGGAAAATCTTAGAGACGTATAAGGTTCATTTGGATACACCGAAATGCTTTGGTTTAGACTGGCTTGTGGAGCATGTCAAGGGATTATTAAACTTAGCGGATCGTGAGAAGAAGATTGTGAAAGTGGGTATACATGGGATGCCCGGTATTGGTAAAACCACCCTGGCCAAGGTTGTTTGCAAAGAAGTCTTCTACAGTCAGTTTGAAGTGCATTGTTTTGTACTGGGTGTGGGAGAAAGATGTCAACTGGAAGATGGAATCGTAAAGCTGCAAACCCATATGCTCAAAGATGTCACCCGATTCATGCCCAAAGAGGAGTCGCTCCCATTCAGAGGCGAAGTAGAACATATTGATCGAGGTAAATACATGCTACAAGAGTGTCTCAGGGGTAAGAGAGTTCTACTACTTCTTGATGACATTCAAAGTGCCGAGCAGCTGGAAGCTCTTGCAGGAAATTTCACCGACATTGGGGCTGGCAGTCGTTTGCTCATTACATCTCAGAATCAACAAATTCTAAAATTGGCGAATGTTGATGAAATGTACGAGGTAAGAAGGCTTTCTCAAGAACATGCCATGGAGTTATTCAAATTCCACGCTTTCCCTAGTTCACACTGTCCAGATCCAGAGCTACAAACTCTAAGCACCAATATTGTTGATTCTTGTGAGGGCCATCCTCTTGCACTCCAACTTCTTGGCAAAAGCCTGGTTGGTGAAGACGATAGAGAGGTATGGAAAGACATGGCAGACAAGTTAAGTGAtgagccttatatgcaaaagaaactTAGAGCCACCTACGATACCCTTGACCCCAATGAAAGGGAGATGTTTCTAGATATTGCTTGCCTTTTTACGGGGCAGGACAAGGACATTGCTATGATCTTTTGGGCCGAAATGAAATGGAATTGTCATGCGTCTCTCGCACATATTTTTCAAAAGTCCTTGGCGAACGTGGGCCCTGGTAATGAATTATGGATGCATCGGTGCCTCCGAGATTTGGGAACAACTTTAGCAAATGAAATTTCTCCAGAGCCCCATAAACGCACAAGACTATTCCATGAGGACGATGTGCACCATTTGTTACGTCGACCCTGG GAAAAGGCCAAGACAGTTCGCTATCTTCGCTACGAGCCCAAGGAAAGGAAGACAGTGAAGCCAGGCATGTTCATGCAGCTGTACAACTTGAGGTTGCTTTGGCTTGTAGATGTTGATATAAAGGGACACTTTCCTGAGGCACTCTACTTTGACGAATTGAGATGGCTAAGATTGACGAGATGTTCATTAACACGGTTACCTCCGGGAATGAACCTGAACAACCTTGTTATTCTGGAGGTGACTGATAGCCAAATAACTCATCTATGGGACGAAAAGACAGAAGAATATTCAAAC ATATGCCCCGAGAAACTTAAAGTGCTTATTTTGAGAGGATGCGCGTCCCTGGAAAAACTTCCTCCAACAATAATCTATAACCAGTTGCAGATCCTGGACTTGCACAATTGCCAAACACTGAGAAACCTGCCCAATAATTTGGGGAATACTCTGGGAAACTTCCACAGCTTAGTTTCTCTCAACATGAAAGGCTGTGGCGTTTCTTATTTGCCCGAGGATTTCGGCATGCTTTCAAGTCTGGAAGAATTGGATATCTCTTGGTGTAAGAATCTATGCAACCTTCCGGCCAGTTTCGGCAATTTGAGTCGGTTGGAAAAACTAGAAATTCaccacaattcaaatcttcgagagctaCCGGTCACCATGGGTGGCCTAAAAAGTTTGGCTTATCTGGATGCCGGGTACTGCCAATTGTGTGAAAATGGACTCCCAGCCGGACTATTCGAATTGTGTTCATTAAGAATCATCCATCTAGAATATAACAGGTTTCGTAGCCTTCCCGGCAGCTTACAAAAGTTGAGTGGACTTTGGGAACTCCATGTGGACGGGTGCAGCGAGCTTTCCGAATTGAGAGCGGTCCCACTATCACTAGAGATGCTGTTTGCCCGTGACTGTATGCAATTGCAGAGCATATGCTGTTTGTCCGGACTGAAAAGTCTGTGTAGATTAGACGTAAGCAGGTCATGCCATCTGACGGGTCTGCCGGGATTGGAATCATTGCAAGGATTGACAACATTGAAATTGGTGGGATGTACAAAACTTTCCAGCTCAATACTCGGAAGTTGCTTGGCTGGTCTCAAGTCGCTGGAGAGCATTTTCATTGCGGGGCCCGGTGTCAGCTCAaagcaattactttctttctacgATACCATCAAG GCCATCTCTTTCGAGAGTCAATGTCTAATGTCCACTCCAGCTATCACTTTGACTTGGCTTCATGCCGAGCCGAATGGAGAAAACCGGGATGAAAATAATTGTTTTGAGTACTGTGCAGTTGATAGTGAGATTAGCTACTGTGCAGGATATATTGTTTGTTGTCTTTCGCTTGGCCACAATTTTGATTGCGAAGGCAGGAACAGGCTGCGCTACAGCATTGAAAGGAATCATAATTTACGGGCATGTGAAATGATCCACCCGGACGTAGATTGTGGAAGAGAAGATGTGTTGGAAGTACGTGTGGTGAGAACGGAAGGTGATTTTGACTTCAATTGGCTGAGGATGGGAGACAAAATGAGAGTGAGTGCGCGCTCTGATCATCAGGATTGGAAGGCCTGCTTCAAATTCTTGATGTACGATCCTCTGAATGGAATTTATCCTTGTGTAGAAGAAAAACCTCCTCGTACCATAACATTTGGCGTGTAA
- the LOC131052311 gene encoding disease resistance protein RPV1 isoform X2: MFPAAASSPANPSFPFTHLKIHDVYLSFCDPDIICQRFATRLCSALVEAGIFTRLQRKFTDDGPSYQRIRENVRHPERIPSAQDFVQHRNSEIIGALENVPDICGWSQNQYSSDSNLIEDVVTEVVKFLESAKVHLDTPKCFGLDWRVEHVRRLLNVADHQKKIVKVGIHGMGGMGKTTLAKVVCKQVFCSQFEVHCFVLGVGERCQLENGLVKLQNRMLKDVSQVRVEVDHIDRGKYLLQECLRGKRVLLLLDDIQSVEQLEALWGNFTDFGAGSRLLITSQNQQILRVANVDEMYEVRRLPQEHAMELFKFHAFPNSSCTDPELLTLSINIVNACDGHPLALQLLGKTLVGEDDRDVWKDMADKLRDEPCMQKKLRASYDTLDPNEKEMFLDVACLFTGQDKDIAMIFWAELNRSVHASLRHLLQKFLVNLGSSNDLLMHRCLQDLGTTVANEISTDPHKRTRLFDEDDVHHMLRRHWEKAKKVRYLRYEPKERKTVKADMFMQLYNLRLLWLANVEIKGHFPQARYFDELRWLRLTRCSLTWLPPGLNLNKLVILEVTDSQITHLWDEKTEEYSNIWPEKLKVLILRECGSLETLPATIIYTQLQILDLHNCHSLKSLPNNLGSFHSLASLNMKGCDTVSCLPEDFGMLSSLQELDLSWCKNLRDLPASFGNLTRLEKLEIHHNSNLRELPVTIGGLESLAYLDAGYCQLCENGLPAGLFELSSLRIIHFEHNRFRSLPCSFQNLSGLWELHLDGCSELSELRAVPPSLEMLYARDCMQLQSLCCLSGLKSLCRLDVSRSCHLRALPGLESLQGLTTLKLVGCKNISSATLGSCLAGLKFLESIFIAGPGVTSKQLLSFHETIKGISFESQCLKPRRAKSYNWLQAEPNGQNRDENNYFEYCAAGSEISYCAGYIVCCLSLGQVFDCEGRNRLSYSIERNQNLRACEMIHPDVDCGREDVLEVRVVRVEGDFDFNWLEMGDKLKVTAGSDHEDWKACFKFLMYDPDPLDVIYPRVEKKLPHTITFGQP; this comes from the exons ATGTTCCCTGCTGCCGCTTCTTCCCCCGCCAATCCCTCTTTTCCATTCACTCATCTCAAAATACATGACGTTTACTTAAGCTTTTGTGACCCTGACATCATCTGCCAAAGGTTTGCTACCAGACTGTGCTCTGCTCTTGTTGAAGCAGGCATTTTCACCCGGTTACAAAGAAAATTTACAGATGACGGCCCTTCTTATCAGCGCATCCGAGAAA ACGTTCGCCACCCGGAGAGAATTCCATCTGCACAAGATTTCGTGCAACATCGAAACAGCGAGATAATCGGAGCATTAGAGAATGTTCCCGATATCTGTGGATGGTCTCAGAATCAATATTCTTC GGACAGCAATTTGATTGAAGATGTAGTGACGGAGGTGGTGAAATTCTTAGAGTCAGCTAAGGTTCATTTAGATACTCCGAAATGCTTTGGTTTAGACTGGCGCGTGGAGCATGTCAGGAGATTACTGAACGTAGCGGATCATCAGAAGAAGATTGTGAAAGTGGGTATACATGGCATGGGCGGGATGGGTAAAACCACCCTGGCAAAGGTTGTTTGCAAACAAGTCTTCTGCAGTCAGTTTGAAGTGCATTGTTTTGTTCTGGGTGTTGGAGAAAGATGTCAACTGGAAAACGGGCTCGTCAAGCTGCAAAACCGTATGCTCAAAGATGTTTCCCAAGTCAGAGTCGAAGTAGATCATATTGATCGAGGTAAATATCTGCTACAAGAGTGTCTCAGGGGTAAGAGAGTTCTCCTCCTCCTTGATGACATTCAAAGTGTCGAGCAGCTGGAAGCTCTTTGGGGAAATTTCACTGACTTCGGGGCAGGCAGTCGTTTGCTCATTACATCTCAGAATCAACAAATTCTAAGAGTGGCGAACGTTGATGAAATGTACGAGGTAAGGAGGCTTCCTCAAGAACATGCCATGGAGTTATTCAAATTCCACGCGTTCCCTAATTCCAGCTGTACAGATCCAGAGCTACTAACCCTAAGCATCAATATTGTTAATGCTTGTGATGGCCATCCTCTTGCACTCCAACTTCTTGGAAAAACCCTTGTTGGTGAAGACGATAGAGATGTGTGGAAAGACATGGCAGACAAGTTAAGGGATGAGCCTTGTATGCAAAAGAAACTCAGAGCCTCCTACGATACCCTTGACCCCAATGAAAAGGAGATGTTTCTAGATGTTGCTTGTCTTTTTACAGGGCAGGACAAGGACATTGCTATGATCTTTTGGGCAGAACTGAATCGGAGTGTTCATGCTTCTCTCAGACATCTCTTGCAAAAGTTTTTGGTCAACTTGGGTTCTAGTAACGACTTACTGATGCATCGGTGCCTCCAAGATTTGGGAACTACTGTAGCAAATGAAATATCTACAGATCCCCATAAACGCACAAGACTATTCGATGAGGACGATGTGCACCATATGTTACGCCGACATTGG GAAAAGGCCAAGAAAGTTCGTTATCTTCGCTACGAGCCCAAGGAAAGGAAGACAGTGAAGGCAGACATGTTCATGCAGCTGTACAACTTGAGGCTGCTTTGGCTTGCAAATGTTGAGATTAAGGGACACTTTCCTCAGGCACGCTACTTTGACGAATTGAGATGGCTAAGATTGACAAGATGTTCATTAACATGGCTACCTCCGGGACTGAACCTGAACAAGCTTGTTATTCTGGAGGTGACCGATAGTCAGATAACTCATCTCTGGGACGAAAAAACAGAAGAATATTCAAAC ATATGGCCGGAGAAACTTAAAGTGCTTATTTTGAGAGAATGCGGGTCCCTGGAAACACTTCCTGCTACAATAATCTATACCCAGTTGCAGATTCTGGACTTGCACAATTGCCATTCACTGAAAAGCCTGCCCAATAATTTGGGAAGCTTCCACAGCTTAGCTTCTCTCAACATGAAAGGCTGTGATACTGTTTCTTGTTTGCCTGAGGATTTCGGTATGCTTTCAAGTCTGCAAGAATTGGATCTATCTTGGTGTAAGAATTTACGCGACCTTCCTGCTAGTTTTGGCAATTTGACTCGGTTGGAAAAATTAGAAATCCACCACAATTCAAATCTTAGAGAGCTACCGGTCACCATTGGTGGGCTAGAAAGTTTGGCGTATCTGGATGCCGGCTACTGCCAACTGTGTGAAAATGGACTCCCAGCCGGACTATTCGAATTGTCTTCGTTAAGAATCATCCATTTTGAGCATAATAGATTTCGCAGCCTTCCCTGCAGCTTCCAAAACTTGAGTGGACTTTGGGAACTGCATTTGGACGGGTGCAGCGAGCTTTCCGAATTGAGAGCGGTCCCACCATCACTGGAGATGCTGTATGCGCGTGACTGTATGCAATTGCAGAGCTTATGCTGCTTGTCTGGACTGAAAAGTCTGTGTAGATTAGACGTAAGCAGGTCATGTCATCTGAGGGCTCTGCCTGGATTGGAATCTTTGCAAGGATTGACAACATTGAAATTGGTGGGATGTAAAAATATTTCCAGCGCAACACTTGGAAGCTGCTTGGCTGGTCTCAAGTTCTTGGAGAGCATCTTCATTGCGGGCCCTGGAGTCACCTCAAAGCAATTACTTTCCTTCCACGAGACCATCAAG GGCATCTCTTTCGAGAGTCAGTGTCTGAAGCCTAGAAGAGCCAAGTCGTACAATTGGCTGCAGGCCGAGCCGAATGGGCAGAACCGGgatgaaaataattattttgaatactGTGCTGCTGGGAGTGAGATTAGCTACTGTGCGGGATATATTGTTTGTTGTCTTTCGCTTGGCCAAGTCTTTGACTGCGAAGGCAGGAACAGGCTGAGCTACAGCATTGAAAGGAATCAGAATTTACGTGCATGTGAAATGATCCACCCGGACGTAGATTGTGGAAGGGAAGATGTGCTGGAAGTACGTGTTGTGAGAGTGGAGGGCGATTTTGACTTCAATTGGCTGGAGATGGGAGACAAACTGAAAGTGACTGCGGGCTCTGATCATGAGGATTGGAAGGCGTGCTTCAAATTTTTGATGTATGATCCTGATCCTCTTGATGTAATTTATCCCCGTGTAGAAAAAAAACTTCCTCATACAATAACCTTTGGCCAGCCTTAA